TGGTCGCGGGGCTTTTCATCCTGCAGGGGAAGCTGTGGTTTTTGCCGCTAGCGGCCCTTATCCCTGTGCTCGAGGTGCTTTCGGTGGTGATCCAAGTGACCTACTTCCGCCGCACCGGGCGGCGCCTTTTTCGGATGAGCCCGATCCATCACCATTTCGAGCTCGCCGGGTGGGAGGAGAGCAAGGTGGTCTTCCGCTTTACCGTGGTCACCGCACTCTGCACGGCGCTTGCGGTAGGGCTCTGGGGAGGGCTGAGATGAGGAGGGCCGAACGCCTGGTCTTCGGGCTAGGCCGCAGCGGGATGGGGGTGCTGCGCTTCCTGGCCCGCCACCGGATGGAGGCCCACTGCTTTGACGAGAACCCCAAGGAAGCCGAATACCTGGCGGCGGCCGAACTGGGGTTTGCTTTCAACGACGACCCCAAGCCCGGGGAGTACCAACAGGTCATCGCTGCCCCCGGGGTACCGCTGGATCACCCTCGGCTTTTGCGGTTGCGGCAAGGAGGGGCTGAGGTCATCGGGGAGGCCGAACTCGCATACCGCATGGTGAGCACCCCCATCGTAGGCATCACCGGAACGGCGGGCAAGGGCACTGCTACCGTCGCAACGGCCCACTTTCTGCGGGCGCTGGGGTTCAAAGCGCTCGAGGGGGGCAACCTGGACCCGCCCCTGCTGGACATCATCGAAGAGGCCGAGGTGGCGGTGGCCGAGCTCTCCAGCTTCCAGCTCGAGCGCGTCGTACACTTCCGCCCACGGGTGGCGGTGCTCTTGAACCTGGGGGTGGACCACCTGGACCGGCACCACACCCTGGAGGCCTATCACGCCGCCAAGCTCAACCTAATTCGCAACCTCACCCCCCAGGATGCCCTGGTCTATAACGCCGAGGACCGCAAGATCGCCCAAGCCGTCCAGGCTTCCCCGGCCCAAAAGTACCCCTTTCATCCGGGGGCGGATCCGCGGCAGACCAACCTGCGCGCCGCCCGGGAAGCGGCCCGGGCCTATGCCCGCATAGCCGGGAGAGCCGTGGATGAGCTGGTCTTGGACGAGGCCGAAACGACGGCCCCCAGGCTTCCGGGCCGCTTCGACGCCTTCGCCCGTAAAGGACAGGTGGTCTTTATCGACGATTCCATCGCCACCCGCTACGACGCGGTGAAGGCGGCTTTGCAAGCTGCGCCAGCCCCTATCGCTTGGATCCTGGGGGGGCGGGACAAGGGAGCCCCTACCACAGGGCTCGAGCGCATCGTAGCGGAGCGAGTTCGGGTGGTTTTGGCCATTGGCGAAGATGGCCCCCGGATGGCCCAAGCCTTCCGGGAGTGCGCCGAGGTGGTGGAGATTCAAGCGCCCACCGGCGAGGCCACCTTGCGCAAAGCGGTAGAGGAAGGGCTCTCGAGGCTGTCAGAGGGCAGTATC
The Meiothermus sp. Pnk-1 genome window above contains:
- the murD gene encoding UDP-N-acetylmuramoyl-L-alanine--D-glutamate ligase, with the protein product MRRAERLVFGLGRSGMGVLRFLARHRMEAHCFDENPKEAEYLAAAELGFAFNDDPKPGEYQQVIAAPGVPLDHPRLLRLRQGGAEVIGEAELAYRMVSTPIVGITGTAGKGTATVATAHFLRALGFKALEGGNLDPPLLDIIEEAEVAVAELSSFQLERVVHFRPRVAVLLNLGVDHLDRHHTLEAYHAAKLNLIRNLTPQDALVYNAEDRKIAQAVQASPAQKYPFHPGADPRQTNLRAAREAARAYARIAGRAVDELVLDEAETTAPRLPGRFDAFARKGQVVFIDDSIATRYDAVKAALQAAPAPIAWILGGRDKGAPTTGLERIVAERVRVVLAIGEDGPRMAQAFRECAEVVEIQAPTGEATLRKAVEEGLSRLSEGSILLAPMGTSFDQFKDYKERSQVFRRVAFELGATAWEGGRP